In one window of Poriferisphaera corsica DNA:
- the dtd gene encoding D-aminoacyl-tRNA deacylase, producing the protein MRVVLQRVSKGSVTVENQIVGQISRGYVILLGIGHADTKQTADKMADKIINLRIFNNDDGKFDLSLLDINGEALVVSQFTLFADCKKGRRPNFTNAGKPDEASPLCDYFMDKLKTLGIKNVQGGIFGAHMDVDIHNDGPVTIILDSEQFGF; encoded by the coding sequence ATGCGCGTCGTCTTACAGCGAGTTTCCAAAGGTTCCGTTACCGTCGAAAACCAAATCGTCGGTCAAATATCCCGCGGCTACGTCATCCTTCTCGGTATCGGACACGCCGACACAAAGCAAACCGCTGACAAAATGGCGGACAAGATCATAAACCTCCGAATCTTCAATAACGACGACGGCAAGTTCGATCTCTCCCTCCTCGATATCAACGGCGAAGCGCTCGTTGTCTCGCAGTTCACCCTATTCGCCGACTGCAAGAAAGGGCGCCGGCCCAACTTCACCAATGCCGGCAAACCCGATGAAGCCTCTCCACTCTGCGACTACTTCATGGATAAACTTAAAACACTCGGCATCAAAAACGTTCAGGGCGGTATCTTCGGCGCACACATGGATGTCGACATCCACAACGACGGCCCCGTCACCATCATCCTTGACTCTGAACAATTCGGGTTTTAA